In one Mycobacterium heckeshornense genomic region, the following are encoded:
- a CDS encoding ATP-binding cassette domain-containing protein, whose protein sequence is MGQAAPPVLTVRYDGSQRTFAPGHDVVVGRDLRADMRITHPLISRAHLLLRYDQGRWLAIDNGSLNGTFVNGRRVPVVDIHDGQSINIGNPDGPRLTFEVGRHQGLAGRPPQTASMRAVQPSAAPPRLAPPPPGRQPGGSWPPQSAPLRAHPGAPTPPPPRPPMYPPGGQRPPAYPGSGGQPPAYAGSSPQPAPAAAAPKTQMAPAATKPPEVSNLATKMIQALRPGAATPEKPAGSLTIGRATDNDIVIQDVLASRHHAFLVPSPLGTEIRDARSINGTFVNGVRVGSAVLNEGDVVTIGNVDLVFSDGTLIRRTEAATRTGGLEVSSVHFRVDGKELIDDISFTARPGTLTAIIGGSGAGKTTLSRLIAGYTRPSQGAITFEGHDIHREYATMRSRIGMVPQDDVVHRQLTVNQALGYAAELRLPPDTSKEERAQVVAQVLEELDLTKQADTRVDRLSGGQRKRASVALELLTQPSLLLLDEPTSGLDPALDRQVMLMLRQLADAGRVVLVVTHSVSYLDVCDQILLVAPGGKTAFCGPPDQVESAFGTRNWAEIFAKVGADPDEANRRFLERAKQRHEQPVRVAAEPGDLGEPVHTDRWRQLSTVARRQVRLVISDRGYTVFLAVLPFLMGALSLTVKGPKPGLGFADPTGPAPTQPQYIMVLLNIGAVFMGTALTIRDLIGERPIFRREQAVGLSTTAYLLAKVLVFSVFATIQAAIATLIVRLGKGAPTAHPPFFDSATLSLFLTVAATCVASAMLGLLLSALAQSNEQIMPLLVVSIMSQLVLCGGMGIPVTGRFGLNQLSFVTPARWGFAAGASSIDFPHLVKVPQVPTDDRWWQHSKHIYVFDMAMLAVLSVLYAGYVRWHIRIKR, encoded by the coding sequence ATGGGTCAAGCAGCGCCGCCCGTGCTTACCGTTCGATACGACGGGTCACAGCGCACGTTCGCGCCCGGCCATGATGTGGTCGTCGGGCGCGACCTGCGCGCGGACATGCGCATTACCCACCCGTTGATCTCGCGTGCACATCTGCTGTTGCGCTACGACCAGGGCAGGTGGCTGGCGATCGACAACGGCTCACTGAACGGGACTTTCGTCAACGGCCGCCGGGTTCCGGTGGTCGACATCCACGACGGCCAGAGCATCAACATCGGCAACCCCGACGGGCCGCGACTGACCTTCGAGGTGGGCCGGCACCAGGGCCTGGCCGGGCGGCCGCCCCAAACCGCGTCGATGCGCGCCGTGCAGCCGTCCGCGGCCCCGCCGCGGCTCGCGCCTCCCCCGCCCGGCCGACAGCCCGGCGGGTCGTGGCCACCGCAGTCCGCGCCGCTGCGGGCGCACCCCGGCGCACCTACGCCTCCGCCGCCGCGCCCGCCGATGTATCCGCCCGGCGGGCAGCGTCCACCCGCGTATCCCGGCAGCGGTGGGCAGCCACCCGCCTATGCGGGCAGTTCACCGCAACCGGCCCCGGCTGCGGCCGCACCAAAGACCCAGATGGCCCCGGCCGCCACCAAGCCGCCGGAAGTGTCGAACCTGGCGACCAAGATGATCCAGGCGTTGCGGCCCGGCGCCGCAACGCCGGAGAAGCCGGCCGGGTCCCTGACAATCGGTCGCGCCACCGACAACGACATCGTCATCCAGGACGTCCTGGCATCGCGCCATCACGCGTTTTTGGTGCCGTCGCCACTGGGCACCGAAATCCGCGACGCCCGCAGCATCAACGGCACATTCGTCAACGGGGTCCGGGTGGGCTCCGCGGTATTGAACGAGGGCGACGTGGTCACGATCGGCAACGTCGACCTGGTCTTCAGCGACGGCACCCTGATCCGCCGGACCGAGGCCGCGACCCGCACCGGCGGCCTGGAGGTCAGTAGCGTCCACTTCAGGGTCGACGGCAAGGAACTGATCGACGACATCTCGTTTACCGCGCGCCCGGGCACGCTCACGGCGATCATCGGTGGATCCGGGGCGGGCAAGACCACCCTGTCGCGGCTGATCGCCGGGTATACCCGGCCCAGCCAAGGCGCGATCACCTTCGAAGGCCACGACATCCACCGCGAATACGCGACCATGCGCAGCCGAATCGGGATGGTTCCGCAAGACGACGTCGTGCACCGCCAGCTCACCGTCAACCAGGCGCTGGGCTACGCCGCGGAACTGCGGCTACCGCCCGACACCAGTAAAGAGGAACGCGCTCAGGTCGTCGCCCAGGTGCTCGAGGAGCTCGACCTGACCAAGCAAGCTGACACCCGGGTGGACCGGCTGTCGGGGGGCCAGCGCAAACGCGCGTCGGTGGCGCTGGAGCTGCTCACCCAGCCGTCGCTGCTGCTGCTCGACGAGCCCACCTCCGGTCTGGACCCGGCGCTGGACCGTCAAGTCATGCTGATGTTGCGCCAGCTTGCCGACGCCGGCCGCGTCGTGCTGGTGGTGACGCACTCGGTGTCCTACCTCGACGTGTGCGACCAGATTCTGCTGGTGGCCCCGGGCGGCAAGACGGCGTTCTGCGGCCCTCCCGACCAGGTCGAGTCGGCGTTCGGCACCCGGAACTGGGCCGAAATCTTCGCCAAGGTGGGCGCCGACCCCGACGAGGCCAACCGGCGCTTCCTGGAGCGAGCCAAGCAACGGCATGAGCAGCCGGTGCGGGTCGCGGCAGAGCCCGGGGATCTGGGCGAACCGGTGCACACCGACAGATGGCGCCAACTTTCGACGGTTGCGCGGCGCCAGGTTCGCCTCGTCATCTCCGACCGTGGATACACGGTGTTCCTGGCGGTATTGCCGTTCCTCATGGGCGCGCTGTCGCTGACCGTGAAAGGCCCCAAACCGGGACTTGGCTTTGCCGACCCCACCGGCCCCGCACCTACTCAGCCCCAGTACATCATGGTGCTGCTCAACATCGGGGCCGTCTTTATGGGCACCGCCTTGACCATCCGCGACCTGATCGGTGAACGCCCCATCTTCCGGCGAGAACAGGCGGTGGGCCTGTCCACCACGGCCTACCTGCTGGCCAAGGTTCTCGTGTTCTCGGTTTTCGCGACCATCCAGGCAGCGATCGCGACCCTCATCGTTCGACTCGGCAAGGGCGCGCCCACCGCGCATCCGCCCTTCTTCGACAGCGCGACGCTGTCGCTCTTCCTCACCGTCGCCGCGACCTGTGTCGCGTCGGCGATGTTGGGCCTGCTGCTGTCTGCTCTTGCGCAGTCCAACGAGCAGATCATGCCACTGCTGGTGGTGTCGATCATGTCGCAACTGGTGCTCTGCGGCGGGATGGGCATTCCGGTGACCGGCCGGTTCGGTCTCAACCAGCTGTCGTTTGTGACGCCCGCGCGTTGGGGCTTCGCCGCTGGAGCGTCGTCAATCGATTTCCCGCACCTGGTCAAAGTTCCGCAGGTGCCAACCGACGACAGGTGGTGGCAACACTCCAAGCACATCTACGTGTTCGAC